The following are from one region of the Stanieria sp. NIES-3757 genome:
- a CDS encoding acetyltransferase: MKRVWILNDLFVQEADLQKGVAKLLMSAAENFARKTGAIRMVLATQISNVAAQSFYKSRGYTKDREFDHYTLRL, translated from the coding sequence ATGAAGCGAGTCTGGATTTTGAATGATTTATTCGTACAAGAAGCTGATCTTCAGAAAGGGGTTGCCAAGTTGCTCATGAGTGCAGCAGAGAATTTTGCCCGAAAAACAGGAGCGATCCGAATGGTTTTAGCAACACAAATTTCTAATGTTGCAGCACAGTCCTTTTATAAATCCCGTGGCTATACTAAAGATCGAGAGTTCGATCACTATACGTTACGTTTATAG
- a CDS encoding RNA polymerase, sigma 70 subunit, RpoD subfamily — MTQANQVLATIEEPKLGWELLIDEDVNDSELDVELEDAETVKTALTAARRGERGRKKPYTEDSIRIYLQEIGRIRLLRAEEEIELARKIADLLELERIRERMADRLDRYPSDAEWAEEVNMRLPEFRRRLFYGRRAKDKMVQSNLRLVVSIAKKYMNRGLSFQDLIQEGSLGLIRAAEKFDHEKGYKFSTYATWWIRQAITRAIADQSRTIRLPVHLYETISRIKKTTKLLSQEMGRKPTEEEIATRMEMTIEKLRFIAKSAQLPISLETPIGKEEDSRLGDFIEADGETPEDQVSKSLLREDLENVLDTLSPRERDVLRLRYGLDDGRMKTLEEIGQIFNVTRERIRQIEAKALRKLRHPNRNSILKEYIR, encoded by the coding sequence ATGACGCAGGCAAATCAAGTACTAGCGACCATTGAAGAGCCAAAATTAGGTTGGGAATTACTAATTGATGAAGATGTTAACGATAGCGAATTAGATGTAGAGCTAGAGGATGCAGAGACTGTTAAAACAGCATTAACTGCTGCCCGTCGTGGAGAACGTGGTCGTAAAAAACCTTATACTGAAGATTCGATTAGGATTTATTTACAAGAAATTGGTCGAATCAGACTATTACGGGCAGAAGAAGAAATTGAATTAGCTCGTAAAATTGCTGACTTACTTGAATTAGAAAGAATCAGAGAGCGGATGGCAGATCGTCTTGATCGCTATCCTAGTGATGCTGAATGGGCAGAAGAAGTTAACATGAGGCTGCCTGAATTCCGCCGTCGTTTATTCTATGGCAGAAGAGCAAAAGATAAAATGGTTCAATCCAACCTGCGTCTGGTTGTCTCAATTGCCAAAAAATACATGAATCGCGGTTTGTCTTTCCAAGATCTAATTCAAGAAGGTTCTTTAGGTTTGATCAGAGCGGCCGAAAAATTCGACCACGAAAAAGGCTATAAATTCTCTACCTATGCGACTTGGTGGATCAGACAGGCAATTACCAGAGCGATCGCAGATCAATCTCGGACAATTCGTCTTCCTGTCCATTTATACGAAACAATCTCTCGAATTAAGAAAACTACCAAATTACTATCTCAAGAAATGGGACGTAAACCTACCGAGGAAGAAATTGCCACTCGGATGGAAATGACGATTGAGAAGTTAAGATTTATAGCTAAATCTGCTCAATTACCTATTTCTTTAGAAACTCCTATTGGTAAGGAAGAAGATTCTCGTTTGGGTGATTTTATCGAAGCTGATGGTGAAACTCCAGAGGATCAAGTCTCGAAGAGTTTGTTACGAGAGGATTTAGAAAATGTGCTTGACACTCTAAGTCCTCGGGAACGAGATGTACTCCGTTTACGTTATGGTTTAGATGACGGACGAATGAAAACGTTGGAAGAGATTGGTCAGATCTTCAACGTTACCCGCGAGCGTATTCGTCAAATTGAGGCTAAAGCTCTGCGTAAATTACGTCATCCAAACCGTAACAGCATTCTTAAAGAATATATTCGTTAA